In one Candidatus Hepatincola sp. Av genomic region, the following are encoded:
- the dapF gene encoding Diaminopimelate epimerase produces the protein MQALGNDFLIISHKYKNYFLANNKEKIKLLANRVAGVNINTANFINNECLSFAKEQVGADQVIFYEIVSEAQKIISVSIFNQDGSEACACGNGFRCIGKYFWETKAWQNLTLQVYNNKQKYHVQRVINPQLKLNTHSDEYIVNMGLICPEPYNPKLSKNIQLLSTNHISPTILKKITKYENLTRYVYAPNPHLVLFIKDKLTLEEITECGKMLEPANINNHNNGQNINFVTILNENNLHLNTYERGTGCTQACGTGAVASFCASFTNYIENTNNNTQNIEASRLNTKYPFGKINSSVTVHMDGGTLQVSQKPCRNTYNIFMQGLATIVFQGNIKI, from the coding sequence ATGCAAGCTTTGGGCAATGATTTTCTTATTATCTCCCATAAATATAAAAATTATTTCCTAGCAAATAATAAAGAAAAAATAAAATTACTGGCTAACCGTGTAGCTGGAGTAAATATTAATACGGCTAATTTTATTAATAACGAATGCCTGAGCTTTGCTAAGGAACAAGTAGGAGCCGACCAAGTAATTTTCTATGAGATTGTAAGTGAAGCTCAAAAAATAATTTCTGTAAGTATTTTTAACCAAGATGGTAGTGAAGCCTGTGCATGTGGTAATGGTTTTCGTTGTATTGGTAAATATTTTTGGGAAACAAAAGCATGGCAAAACTTAACTTTGCAAGTTTATAACAACAAACAAAAATATCATGTACAACGTGTAATTAATCCCCAACTTAAACTAAACACTCATTCTGATGAATATATAGTAAATATGGGTTTAATATGCCCTGAACCATACAATCCTAAATTATCTAAAAATATACAACTTCTATCAACTAACCATATTAGCCCTACTATATTAAAAAAAATCACAAAATATGAAAATCTTACTCGGTATGTTTATGCTCCTAACCCTCATTTAGTATTATTTATAAAAGATAAACTCACTTTAGAGGAAATTACAGAATGTGGTAAAATGTTAGAACCTGCCAATATTAATAACCATAATAATGGGCAAAATATTAACTTTGTCACAATTCTTAATGAAAATAATTTACACCTAAACACTTATGAACGTGGTACAGGGTGTACTCAGGCTTGTGGTACTGGTGCTGTAGCAAGTTTTTGTGCTAGTTTTACTAATTATATAGAAAATACTAACAATAATACGCAAAATATTGAAGCTAGCAGATTGAATACTAAATATCCATTTGGCAAAATTAACTCTTCTGTTACAGTTCACATGGATGGAGGAACACTACAAGTTAGCCAAAAACCTTGCCGTAATACTTATAATATTTTCATGCAAGGACTTGCTACTATTGTATTTCAAGGTAACATCAAAATATAA